From the genome of Methanobrevibacter wolinii SH:
TAATTAAAAAGGTGAAAGAATGCATCCACGTCCAAGTCCTATAGCTGCTTCATTATATACATTAAGAGATTTAAATGTTGATGTTATTGTTATGCATGGTCCTAAAGGATGTTGCTTTAGAACAAGTAGATTATTAGAAAGTGATGGAGTACGTGTTTTAACAACAGGTATGAGTGAAAATGATTTTATTTTAGGTGCTGGTGAAAAATTAGAAGAAACATTAATTAAAGCATATAATATGTTTCATCCTAAACTTATGGGAGTTGTTGGAACATGTGCTAGTATGATTATAGGTGAAGATTTAAAAGAAGCTATTGAAAATGTTGATTTAGATTGCATTATAATACCTGTTGAAGTTCATGCAGGTTTAGGTGAAGGAGATAATACTGAAGGAGCTATTTTAGTCTTAGAACGTGCAGTTGAATATGGTGTAATACCTAAAGAAGAAGCAGATAGACAAATTAAAATGTTAAAACTTGCTACTGAAGTTGAAAAAACAAGAGGTATGGCACAAGGTAAATATATTAAACCTAATTTTGGAGATAATAAAGAAAAAATTGCAAATATAATTGTTGATGCTATTCGTGATAATAAAAAGGTTGCTTTTGTATTAAATGCTAAAAAAGAGACATCATATTTATTTGCTGATATTTTAAACTTTGATTATACTAAAATTAATCCAAATAATAAACCAATATTTATTGGAAATTTAGATGAAAATATTGGTCTTCCAAGAATAAGAACTCATGCAAAAAATGTTAAATCAGATTTAAAGAAATACTCAAATATTGATTTTGATTATATTACTGGAGGTCTTGATGAATATCCTATTACTGGTGATGTTGCAGAAAAATATCTTAAAAATAAAGGCATTGATTTATTAGTTGTAGTAGGTGTTCCCCATGCTCTTAAAATCGATAATTTGAATGTAGAATCTATTGCAGTAACTGATGGTCCAAGACTTGTAGAAGCTTTACGTGATGATGGTTATAATCATGTTATTGCAGAACTTGATGCACATTCTAAAACTCTTGGTGTAGATAGTGTTGTTGATTCTGATTTTGGTATGATGATTCGTTCTGTTATTGAGTGGGCTAATGAATAATTTATACTTTTAAATTAGAAAATATTATACTTATACTTTGTTTATTTATTTTACTAATTTTTTTTAAACTTTAATTTTTAATTATATAAATTATATTCTAGAATGGTTTTAACAGAGTTTTTTATTAATTACTAATTAAAATTTATTTATTTTAAAATTTAGTTAATTTTATTAATTGAAATCATATTAAAAAATTTAATATTAAATTTCAATAATTTTAATGGATTTTTAATATTTATTTTTTAGTATAATATAATTTATTTTTTAATAATTTTATTTAATAATTAAATATTATTATTAATATAATATTATATAACTAGATTTTTAGTGGAGTTTTAAAAGATAATTTATTTAAGAATTTATAATAATTCTAATTTTAATAATCTATTTTGGAAGATAATATGATTACTATTATTGATTATAAAAGTGGAAATATTCGAAGTATTTCTAATGGTTTTAAAAAAATAGGAGTAGATGTACAACTTACTGATGATCCTGAAATATTAGCTGATGCTGATTATTTAGTTTTACCAGGTGTAGGTTCATTTGGTGCATCAATGGAAAATCTTGAACCTTTTAAAGATATTATTTATGAACATATTAATGATGATAAACCTTTTTTAGGTATTTGTTTAGGTCTTCAAGTATTACTTTCTACTAGTGATGAGACACCTGATGTTAAAGGTTTAGATATTTTTAAGGGACATGTTAAAAGATTACCTAAAGGTCTTAAAATACCTCATATGGGTTGGAATAAATTAAATTTATGTAGACCATGTTCAATTCTTGAAGGTATGGATGGAAAATATTTTTATTTCGTACATTCTTATTATGCTAATCCTGATAATGAGGAAAATATTGTTGCAACTTGTGATTATGGTTTTGATGTACCTGCAGCATTATGTGAGAACAATGTTTATGCTACTCAATTTCATCCAGAAAAAAGTGGAAAATTTGGTCTTAAAATACTTAAAAACTTTGTAAACTTAAAATATTAAATTTATCTTTTAAATTTTAATATTTAAATTCTTGAAATCTATTTTTTATAAAATTTTAAACAGTATTTATTACTTGAAAATTAAATTTAAATATATTTATTTTAAAATTTGCATATTTTATTAGTTTTATTTTTTTATTTTATTTTTTTATTTTTGTGTATTTTATTAGCTTTATTTTTTTAGTGTTAATTTTTAGTGTTAATTTTTAATTTTTGTGTATTTTATTAGCTTTATTTTTTTAATTTTATTTTTTAAATGTTTAAATTATATATTTTAGTTTTTTATAATCTTTTCATTTTCTTTCTACTTATCTTCTTTATTTTATTGTTTGATTTTTAAAAATATTTAATTTATAAAAAATTTTTTTAGATTGTAATCAAAAATTTTATTTAATCTTAAACTAAACTAATTTATGTATAAATTTTTATTTTAATAATTTATTTTTATTAATCAACTATGTATTTAAACAATTATTTCATGACTCTTAAATTTTCTAAAGTAATTATTATAAAATAGAAAATAATTGTTTAATATTTTGTTTAATAATTATTATGGTGTAATAATGGATATTGAAGGATTTGTAAGATCTAGACTTAAAGAAGGTCAAGATGAAGGAGAATTAAAAGAGATTCTTGCAGAAAGGATTAAAGAATATAAAGATATAAATGATGAACGTTCTCTTTTAATGGCTCAAAGTGTTATTGATGAGGTAAACACAACACTTAAACTTAATGATAGTGATGATGAAGAATTAAAAGATATAATAAAAATACCTGAATCAGGTGTTGGTATGGGTCAAATGGGAGTAGGATCTCGTGGTGCTGGTGATTTCTTTGTACATAGAAGAATTGCACAAATTGTATCAAGTACAAATACTGATTCAGAGGTTAATCCATCTGCTCAAGATGATGGGGGAGTAGTAAAGGTTAAATCTAATAATGATGATATCTATGTCACTACTGCTGTTGATGGAGTACACTCAAGACTTAGTGACTACCCATTTTTAGGAGGATTCCATGTAACACGTGCAACTTTAAGAGATGTCTGTGTTATGGGTGCAGATCCAGTAGCTATTTTAAGTGATTTACATCTTGCAGATGATGGAGATGTTGGTAAATTATTTGATTTTACTGCAGGAGTATGTGCAGTATCTGAACTTCTTGATGTTCCACTTGTAGCAGGTAGTACATTACGTGTTGGTGGAGATATGGTTTTAGGTGATAGATTAGTAAGTGCTGTTGGAAGTGTTGGTGTAAGTCCATATCCACCTACTGCAAGAAAAGGAGCTACTGAAGGAGATATTATATTAATGACTCAAGGTGCTGGTGGAGGAACTATTACTACTACTGCATTATATAATGGATACTTTGATGTTGTATGGGATACATTAAATGTTGACTTTGTAAAAGCATCTAATGCATTATTTAATAATGATCTTGTTAAAGATATTCATGCTATGACTGATGTTACAAATGGAGGATTACGTGGAGATGCTCATGAAATATCTTCAACTACTGGTGTAGGTTTAAAATTTAATCATGAAAAAATCAAAAGTCTTGTAGCACCTAAAGTATTAAATATGTTAGAAAATTTAAATATTGATCCTCTTGGAGTATCTACTGATTCATTAATGTTAATTGTACCTCCGGAAATTTCTGATGAAGTTATTAAAACTATTAAATCAGTTAATGTACCAATAGATATTATTGGTGAAGTTGATGATGAAGGTAGTCCAAGACTTATTAATGAAGATGGTTCTGTTGAAACTTTAACTCCATTATTTAGAGAGGCTGCTTATACTAAAATTAAAAAATTAGTTGGAGATACTACTCCTGAAGACTTTGAAATAATGAAAGATAAAGTTCAAAAAGCAGCAGATAATGCAATAAATAAAAAAGATAAAGTTATTGATTATATTTTAAATAATCGTTAGTAAATTTCTTTTAAAATAATTAATTTTTATTAATTATTTTTTATTAATTTAAAAGGAGTAAATTTAATAATAATTATGTTATTTAAAAGATTCATCTTTGATAAAAAAGGATTTTATTCAATACTTGATGGTATCTTAGCTATTTTTCTAATTTTCATTGTAATTTTTGCTTTTAATGTAAATAATAATTTAAATATTTTAAATTCTAATTCTAAAACTTTAAATAATTATAATACTGCAGAAGATGTTCTAGAATTAATGTCTGAGGATAATACTTTAAATTCTATTTATTGTGAAATAGAATATTCAAATAATTTTAATAATGCAAAATATATTTCTCAAAAATATTTAAATGAGACAATTCCAAATAAAACTTATTTATTCACTGTTAATGGTAAAACTTTAGTATCGAATATTAATTCTAAATCAGATAATTATAATTCTGCTACAAGATATGTAAATGGTTATTTATTTAGTTTAAGTATTTACTAAATATTATTTAATTTTATATTTTTATAATGATTTATAGTTTAAATTATTAATTATTAATTAAAATATTAAATTTTAAAGTAAATTTTTTTATTTAAATTAAAATTTTTAATATTTATATTTTTTAATTTATCTTTGAGATTTCCTATTTTTTTAATAATTTTAATAAAGTTTTAAATATTATAACTTACTAAAATTTATTATATATGAAGTTTTACAATTGTAAGATTTTATAATGTTATTTTTAAATTTTTATAT
Proteins encoded in this window:
- the cfbD gene encoding Ni-sirohydrochlorin a,c-diamide reductive cyclase catalytic subunit — encoded protein: MHPRPSPIAASLYTLRDLNVDVIVMHGPKGCCFRTSRLLESDGVRVLTTGMSENDFILGAGEKLEETLIKAYNMFHPKLMGVVGTCASMIIGEDLKEAIENVDLDCIIIPVEVHAGLGEGDNTEGAILVLERAVEYGVIPKEEADRQIKMLKLATEVEKTRGMAQGKYIKPNFGDNKEKIANIIVDAIRDNKKVAFVLNAKKETSYLFADILNFDYTKINPNNKPIFIGNLDENIGLPRIRTHAKNVKSDLKKYSNIDFDYITGGLDEYPITGDVAEKYLKNKGIDLLVVVGVPHALKIDNLNVESIAVTDGPRLVEALRDDGYNHVIAELDAHSKTLGVDSVVDSDFGMMIRSVIEWANE
- the hisH gene encoding imidazole glycerol phosphate synthase subunit HisH, with amino-acid sequence MITIIDYKSGNIRSISNGFKKIGVDVQLTDDPEILADADYLVLPGVGSFGASMENLEPFKDIIYEHINDDKPFLGICLGLQVLLSTSDETPDVKGLDIFKGHVKRLPKGLKIPHMGWNKLNLCRPCSILEGMDGKYFYFVHSYYANPDNEENIVATCDYGFDVPAALCENNVYATQFHPEKSGKFGLKILKNFVNLKY
- a CDS encoding AIR synthase-related protein is translated as MDIEGFVRSRLKEGQDEGELKEILAERIKEYKDINDERSLLMAQSVIDEVNTTLKLNDSDDEELKDIIKIPESGVGMGQMGVGSRGAGDFFVHRRIAQIVSSTNTDSEVNPSAQDDGGVVKVKSNNDDIYVTTAVDGVHSRLSDYPFLGGFHVTRATLRDVCVMGADPVAILSDLHLADDGDVGKLFDFTAGVCAVSELLDVPLVAGSTLRVGGDMVLGDRLVSAVGSVGVSPYPPTARKGATEGDIILMTQGAGGGTITTTALYNGYFDVVWDTLNVDFVKASNALFNNDLVKDIHAMTDVTNGGLRGDAHEISSTTGVGLKFNHEKIKSLVAPKVLNMLENLNIDPLGVSTDSLMLIVPPEISDEVIKTIKSVNVPIDIIGEVDDEGSPRLINEDGSVETLTPLFREAAYTKIKKLVGDTTPEDFEIMKDKVQKAADNAINKKDKVIDYILNNR